The proteins below come from a single Procambarus clarkii isolate CNS0578487 chromosome 54, FALCON_Pclarkii_2.0, whole genome shotgun sequence genomic window:
- the LOC123752730 gene encoding uncharacterized protein, producing the protein MKLLVLVILAAAACASEIEKRDAEPSFVTSNYGSAYPAYSHRYHNGKRSAEPEPEPSYPIYSSGFRHGYDRHYYKRSAEPEPEPSYPLYYAPRHGYRRHFNKRSADPEPSYSVFSNYGYRPLNHYSHHYY; encoded by the exons ATGAAGCTCTTG GTGCTTGTAATCCTGGCGGCTGCCGCTTGCGCTTCTGAGATTGAGAAGCGAGATGCAGAGCCCAGTTTCGTGACGAGCAATTACGGTAGTGCTTACCCAGCATACAGTCACCGTTACCACAATGGAAAGAGGTCTGCCGAGCCAGAGCCTGAACCATCATACCCAATTTATTCCTCCGGCTTTCGACATGGTTATGATCGTCATTACTACAAGAGGTCTGCCGAACCAGAGCCTGAACCATCGTATCCTCTCTACTACGCTCCCCGTCATGGTTATCGCCGCCATTTCAACAAGAGGTCTGCAGATCCTGAACCATCCTACTCAGTCTTCTCTAATTATGGTTACCGGCCACTAAACCATTatagtcaccactactactag
- the LOC138352678 gene encoding uncharacterized protein, with the protein MKLLVLVILAAAACASEIEKRDAEPSYVTSNYGSAYPAYSHRYHNGKRSAEPEPEPSYPIYSSGLRHGYDRHYYKRSAEPEPEPSYPLYYAPRHGYRRHFYKRSADPEPSYSVFSNYGYRPLNYYSQHYY; encoded by the exons ATGAAGCTCTTG GTGCTTGTGATCCTGGCGGCTGCCGCTTGCGCTTCTGAGATTGAGAAGCGAGATGCAGAGCCCAGTTACGTGACGAGCAATTACGGTAGTGCTTACCCAGCATACAGTCACCGTTACCACAATGGAAAGAGGTCTGCCGAGCCAGAGCCTGAACCATCATACCCAATTTATTCCTCCGGCCTTCGACATGGTTATGATCGTCATTACTACAAGAGGTCTGCCGAACCAGAGCCTGAACCATCGTATCCTCTCTACTACGCTCCCCGTCATGGTTATCGCCGACATTTCTACAAGAGGTCTGCAGATCCTGAACCATCCTACTCAGTCTTCTCTAATTATGGTTACCGGCCACTAAACTATTATAGTCAACACTATTACTAG